CCGACGACATGCTTCATCAGAATCCGGCGTTCACTCAATCCCTTGGCCCGAGCCGTCTTGACGAAGTCCTGGCTAATGGCGTCGAGGGTCGCCGTTCGCATGTAGCGGCTCCAGATCGCGACATGGACCAGCGACAGCACGATGCTTGGGAGGATTAGATGGTGGAGATAGCCCAAGACCGAGCTATCGCCAATCTCTGACATATTGCCCGCCGGCAGCCAGCCCAACTTCAGGGAAAAGATGTAGATGCCGACGAGGCCAAACCAGAAGGTAGGGACCGACAATGCGACCATGGCGCCAACGGTCGCAAGATAATCGAATAGCGAGTAGCGGCGTGTGGCGCCGCGGATTCCAACCCAAGCGCCAATGGAGATCGCAATCACGGTTGAGGATCCCATCAGCAGCAGCGTGGCGAACACGTGGCTGCCAATGATCTGCAACACCGGCGCTCCGTCACGGAAGGAGTGACCCCAGTCGCCTCGCACCAGCCGCCACGCCCAGTCCAGATATTGGACCCATATTGGGCGATCAAGGCCCAGCAGCCCCTTGAGACGCTCGATATCCTGCTGGGTCATCCCGGGATCGAGCCCGAATTGCGCCATCGGTCCCCCGGGCAGAAGGTTCAGAATGCCGAAGCCAATGATCGAAACGATCACAAGCAGTACCAGGCTCTGCGAGAGGCGATTGAGCAGGAAGCCGCGCATTCGAATCCCTCCATAGTGGGTTGACGATACGGTCTGTTGCCGCCGCCACTGTAAATTCGGCGGCGGCAACAGCGTGGATTAGGCCTTCCAACGCCAACTTGCGGCATGCCACGACGCGGTGCGCGTGTTGGCGTTGGGCTCGAAGCCGTCCAGACCCTTCTTGCGCCCGAGGACGTTTGTGTAGGCGAACAGCGGCAGGAACGGCAGATCATGGCGCACCGTCTCCTGCACGCGATTGTAGATCGCGCGCCGCTCTTCCGGATCGAAGCTGCGAGCGCCCTTTTCGAGCAGGGCATCGACCTCAGGGTTGGAATATTGCGCGGTGTTCGAACCGTGGCCACCCTGAGCGGCGATTGCCTTCGTATGCAGCCGGTTGGTGGCGTCGGGGTCCGCTGCAATCAGATAGGTGACGCCCGACATGGCGGTGTCGAATTGCGACTTCACCCAGAAATCCCCCCACATCACGGCAGCTGGCAAATTCGAGATCGTCATCTCGACGCCGATCTCGGCAAACGTCTGCTGCAGGAACTGCTGCGTCTGCTCGCGGAGGTTGTTGCCAGACGTCGTTGAGTTGGCGAAGGACAGCCGCACTCCGTCCTTGGCGCGTATTCCATCCGGGCCAGGCTTCCAGCCAGCCTCATCCAGGATCTGGCGCGCCCGATCCAGATTGAACTCCTGCGCGGGCAGGTTCGGATTGTAGTAATAGGACTCCTTCGGCATGAAACTCTCGGTGAGTGTGCCCACGCCGTAGTAGATCGTGTCGACAATCGCCTTCCTGTCCAGAGCGGCGTAGAGCGCTTGGCGCACTGCCAAATCCTTGAACTGCGGGCGGCCCAAATTCAGGTAGAACGACTCCAGCGATGCGCCGGTCTCCAGGGTCACTAGGCGGTCCGGCAGTTCGTGGGCTTCAGTGTAGTGGTCGGGAGTGATGTAAGCCTGATCGACCAGGTCCACGTCGCCGCTCTTGAACTGAGTGTAGAGCACTGTCATATCGGGAATGTATTTGAAGATGAGCTGCTCGATATAGGGACCTTCCCCGGCATACTCAGGATTGGCGACGAGTTCTATATGATCGCCCGCGACGCGCTGGCTCCATTTAAATGCGCCGGTGCCGACCGGCGCCTGGTTGAATGCGGCTGCATTCGGATCGGCCTCTTTCTCTAAAATGTGTTTGGGCACGATGAAGGTCTCGGCCAAGAACGAAAGATAGGGAGCAAAAGCCTCCTTCATCCGCCATGTGATCTCAGTAGGTGAAACCACTGTAATGTCCTGCACGAGCGAATGGCCGCTCGTGCGCCAAGCCCGAAACTTCGGGTTCGTGATAAGCTCGAGGGTGAATTTCACGTCCTCGGCCGTGAATGGCTGGCCGTCGTGCCAGCGGGCATTGTCGCGCAACTTGATGCGCCAGTTCAGACCGTCCTGCGAAATGCCGCCATTTTTCTGGCTTGGCACCTCGGCTGCGAGATTGGGCTGAAGGACGCCTTTGGCGTCCATCCTGACCAACGCATCAAAAACCGAGAAATGGACCGCGTCATCAACTTCGATATGCGCCATCAACGGATTGAACACGGTCGGCTCTTGTGAAAGACCGACGACGACGCGACCGGCCGGACCCGCGGCAGGGGTCTTGGCGAAAGCGGACTTGCCCAGAAGATTGGGCGCGATCAAGCCTGCAGCTCCACCGAGCGCCATCAGTCGCAGCGCCTGGCGTCTCGAGTAGTTGGATGTAGTCGTTGAATTTTTGGTCATGGTAGTTCCTCTCTTGTTATTTTTCATGCGTTTGCTGCAATTGGACGGGCGTTGCCTGACCTCTCCCCTGGAATTGCCGCTACGAGCTGACGCGTGTACGCGGCTTGCGGGTTTAGGAATATCTGCGAGGGCGGTCCGCGCTCGACGATCTGGCCCTTCTGCATAACGGCGATTTCGTCGCAGATCTGGCTGGCCACGCGCAGGTCGTGGGTGATGAAGACCATAGACACGCCGGTCTCGCGCTGTATCTGGTCCAGAAGCTGCAGAATCTGCGCCTGGATCGACACGTCGAGCGCGGAAACCGCCTCGTCGGCAATCAACAGCTTCGGCTTGAACATCAGCGCGCGAGCGATGCCGATGCGCTGGCGTTGCCCACCCGAGAATTCGTGCGGATAGCGGCCATAAGCGCCGGCATCGAGACCGACATGGGCCAGAAGCGCACGCGCTTCCTCGCGCGCTCGGGCATAAGGCGTCCCGTGAGCCACCGGACCCACGGTCAAGATGTGGCCGACGGTCGAGCGTGGGTTCAGAGACGCGAAGGGATCCTGGAAGATCATCTGGATCCGCGGTCTAAGCGGGCGGAACTCCGCTTCGGAAAGCTCGGCGATGTCAGATCCCTCGAACAAAATCCCGCCGCCGTCGCTGTCCAGCAGCTTGATCAGCAGCCGGCCCAGTGACGATTTTCCCGAACCGCTCTCGCCTACGACGCCTAGCGTGCGGCCGGGTGCCAATTCGAACGAAACCTCGTTCACCGCTTTCACAATCCGCTGCGCGCCGAACAGCGCACTGCCGTCACGATAGGTCTTCACCAGACCTTCGACCTTCAGGATCGGCTCCTTGCTGACAGGCTCCGCACGAGGGCGATCCTCGCCGGTCAGATGCGGTACGGCCGCGATCAGGCGCTGGGTGTAAGGATGCTTGGGCGCCTTCAAGACCTGCTCGGCGCTGCCCTGCTCGACGATGTGACCCTTTTCCATCACCACGACACTGTCGGCGATCTCGGCCACCACGCCGAAATCGTGGGTGATGAACATCACGCTCATGCCCTTGCGGCGCTGAATGTCGCGGATCAGTTCCAGGATCTGTGCCTGGGTAGTGACGTCGAGCGCGGTGGTCGGCTCATCGGCGATCAGCACCGTTGGCTCGAGCGCCAGGGCCATGGCGATCATGACGCGCTGCCGCTGCCCGCCAGAAAGCCGGAAAGGATACTGGTGATACATGAGTTCGGGGTCGGGTAGTCCCACTTCAGTGAGCAGCTCAATGGCGCGGTCGCGGCAGGTTTTTGGCGTGCCGTAGCCATGCGCTGCCATCACCTCATCAATCTGCGCTCCCACAGTCATCAGCGGGTTGAGCGCCGAGAGCGGATCCTGAAAGATCATCGACACGACTCGTCCACGCAGGTTGCGCAGCTTGTCGCGCGACATGCCGATGATGTTCATTCCCTCCAGCTGGATGACACCCGATGAAACGCGGATCACCTTTGGCAGCAGCCCCATGATCGCGTTCGCCGTGACCGACTTACCGGATCCGGACTCGCCTATGATGCAGAGGATCTGGCCGCGTTTCAGATCAAACGAGATATTCTCAACTGCATGGACCCGCTCCATGCCGGCCGGCAGGCTGACTGTCAGGTCGCGTACCGAAAGCGCTACCTCATGAGGAGCTACAGCTTGGATGCTGGCGATCATCGAGATCTTCTCCCTTTTCAGCCGCCATCTCCAGCCCGCTGCGGATTGCGTTTTCGATCTCCGCCTCGGGGCGATCGATCGGTCAAACTGTTCCCTATCGTGAACTCTCCGGCTCACTTTCCAAGCCTCCCTTCTGAAGCCTACCGCGCCTACTTGGCTCTTGGCGACTATCCGGGAGTAACGGACCTTAGTCACCGATGAGTGTGACCCTTTCTGGCCGATAGAATCGCCGAAACTTAGCAGGCACGCAGCAGGAACTTCCGCGGAGGGAGCCCAAATTGGTATTTCACTCTGCGCCTATTCCGGCATTCGAGCCACGCGAGCGCGTTCTGTGGGCGTTTACATTTCGGCTGTTGCAGGTCGCCGCCCTGCAAGTTTCTGACGGTGGTCACGGAATCCAACGCGAAGCGCCGCGGCATGGTAATGTAGGATGAGATCGCGGCAGAGGTGACGCGGGAGTGATGTCGCGTGGGACAAGATACTGGTTAATGCTATGACGGTGCGTATGACTTTCAAACCTCGCAGCCTCGACACGATTGTCGCCACCGCCCTTCATGGCGATATATTGTCCAACATTGCAGGGGCGCTGGCGGGCGGCCTGGGGGTGGACACCACCGCAAACGTTGACCCCGAGCGGTATCCCTTGATGTTCGAACCAATTCACGGCTCGGCTTTCGACGTTGCTGGCAAAGGTATCGCCAACTCCATCGTCACCTTCTGTACCGCCGCCCAGATGCTTGAACATCTGGGTGAGAGCCCAGCGTCCATACGGTTGATGAGGGCCGTGGAAACGGTCTCGAGCGAAGGCGTGCTGACGCCGGATGTGCGAAGGACAGCGACCACGCACGAAGCGATCGATGACGTCTGCCGGACGACCTGCGGTTCGAACGTGTGACAGGTTAACGATGAAGCTCGACAGGATCGACATCAAGATCTTAGCACAACTGCAAAAGAACGGGCGGCTCACGAATGTCGAGCTTGCCGACTTGGTCAACCTTTCACAGAGCCCTTGCCTGATGCGGGTGAAAAAACTTCAGGCAGAAGGTTTCATCACCGGTTATTCTGCCCAGATCGACGTCGCGAAGCTGGGGCAGACTTTGACGGTTTTCACAGAAGTGACGCTCAAGCATCATCAGCATAACGACTTCGCGAGATTTCTCACCGCCATTCAGAAGGTAGAGTCGGTCATAGAATGCCACCTGGTTTCAGGGGGTTACGACTATCTTGTGAAGTTTGTCACAGCTGGGATTACTGAATACCAGACGATCATGGAGCGCTTGATCGAATTGGATATTGGAATCGACAAATATTTTAGCTTCGTCGTGCTGAAGTCACCGATCGCGAAGTCCCATTTGCCACTCGATACCATTTTCGACAGATGAGAAGGCAGCTCCCGGTCTTCAGCCCAGAGAGCAGCATGCCGCCGCTCCCTTCAAACCGAAGTCCTCTCGAACAACGTGAAGTGACACCTGGTCGAAATAGAGAAAGGGCCGGTCTCCACCGCCTCTTTCTGTTGTTCCAGCGCGCCCATACGCGTTCAGTCTCTGCAGAAACTAACCAAGCCCGCCAACATGAAAGGTCTTGATCTCGAGATATTCCTCGATGCCGAGCTGCGATCCTTCGCGGCCAACTCCTGACTGCTTGACACCGCCGAAAGGCGCTACCTCGGTCGAGATCATGCCTGTGTTGAGCCCGATCATACCGAACTCCAACGCCTCGGCAACACGCCATGACCGTTTGAGATTGTCTGTATAGAAGTAAGCGGCAAGGCCGAACGGCGTATTGTTCGCTATTGCGATGGCCTCGTCCTCCGTCTCGAAGCGAAAAAGGGGCGCCACCGGACCGAACGTCTCTTCCGATGCCAGGAGCATCTCGGTAGTGGCCTCTCCCAGCACGACGGGCCGTGCATATTGCTTGCCGTCGGGCACTGCCTCGCTTTGGGCGATGATCTGCGCGCCCTTCTCTTTCGCATCCGCGATGTGACGCTCGATCTTGTCGATCGCGGCCGCGTTGATCATTGGGCCGATCTCAGTACCCTCGTCGGTCCCTGCGCCAACCTTCATCCGCGCGACGCGCAGGCTCAGCTTTTCGGCGAAAGCGTCGTAAACGCCTTCATGCACGAGAATCCGGTTCGCGCAGACGCAGGTTTGACCGCCATTGCGGAACTTGGATGCGATCACCCCTTCAACTGCCTTGTCCAAATCGGCGTCATCGAACACGATAAAGGGCGCGTTGCCGCCGAGCTCGAGGCTCAGCCGCTTGATGCTATCGGCAGCGCCACGCATGAGCAGCGCACCGACGCGCGTCGAGCCGGTGAACGAGATCTTGCGCACCGTCCCGTTCGCCATCAGTTCGTTGCCGATTCCGGTGGGCATGCCGGTGACAATGTTGATCACCCCGGGCGGAATACCTGCCCGTTCCGCCAGAACGCCGAGCGCCAGTGCCGAGAATGGTGTGAATTCCGACGGCTTGATGACAACCGTACAACCCGCAGCCAGCGCCGGCGCCACCTTGCGCGTGATCATCGCGTTGGGGAAATTCCACGGCGTGATGATGGCGCAGACGCCGACGGCCTCCTTCAGCACCAGAATGCGGCGATCGGGCGTGGGCGACGGAATTGTCGAGCCACCGATCCGGCGTGCTTCTTCGGCGAACCATTTGACGAAGGAGGCGCCATAGCGGATTTCGGCGCGTGCCTCCGCCAAAGGCTTGCCCTGTTCCAGCGTCAGCAGCAATGCCAGGTCAGCCTCATTTTCCAGTATCAGACTATGCCAGCTTTCCAGAAATGCTGCACGTTCGGCATGGGTCCTGGCCTTCCAGTCGTAAAGCGCCGCCTGCGCCGCGTCTATTGCTGCCCTTGTTTCGTCAATGCCCATATCGGGCACCGTTCCAAGGACTTTCAGACTTGCTGGGTCGGTCACATCGACCGTCTCATTGCTGTGCGCATGCTGCCAAACATCTCCGATGAGCGCCCGCTGGCGAAACAGGTCCGCATCCTTCAGGAAACCAATCTTCGTGATTGCATTCATGATCGTCATTTGTCCTTTCAGCCGATGCCGCCGGCGCCTTGCACGATGGAATTCGTCCGCGTGTCGCCGCAATCGTATCTTTCGATGAGCACGCTCTTGAAATTGCCGGGCAAAACAGGTTTCCCGCCCGATATCCTGCTGCTGCTGGACCCGTTGTAGTCGCCGCTCGGAGGGTCGCCCAAGCGCGCCCAGCTGCTAACGGACGGATCGTGCTTTCCAGCGCGCCGTCCGTCCACGCCCGTTCATTCCCGATGAACGCAAGTTCCTGTAACGGATCGAAGCTCTACGTCGCGGTATCTGATGATAGTGGAGAGCACACCGCATTTTTCATTGAGATAGCGCCCTCTGACCGTGATCACATTGCGTCAACCAGGACTTCGAAAGCCGATCGTGCTGCAATCGCGGCGCGTTCTATTGGGCGGGATCTTGTGCATTGAAATTAGTCATTCACCACTACGTAGATCTTGCGCACGGTCTCGATCGTGCGCCACACGCCGACAAAGCCAGGTTTCATCACGAAACTGTCGCCGGCGCGATAAGTCTTGGTCTCGCCGTCCTTCTCCTCGATTTCAATCACACCCGAAATGATGTGACAGAACTCGTAGGTGCTGCCTTTCACCGAATGCGTAACGCCGGGTGTCGCCTCCCAGACGCCAGCCAGAACCTTCTCACTTTTCGAAGCGTCCTGCGCCCAAGTCTTGAAGGATGGAGCGCCGGAGATGAGTCGCTCCGGCAACGGCAATGACTGCTTCGGCGTGAAGGCGGGATTCGTGTCGATCGAGATCAGAAGTGACATGTGAGGTTTCCTGCTAGTAGCCAAGTTTCCGATCGGCGACGCCGATCAGTTCTCCCAGGCGCGGTGACGCCGGGTATTCTCCACCAGCGATCGCGCAGCCGTATGCATGCTGGGGCTGCGGAAAATGCGATCAGCTTCGCGAAAACTTCTTCGACATTCACGAGTACCGCTCGCCAGCGCTATTCATCGGATGCAGATAATGTCGCAGCCCGCGGGAGCATTCCCTGCCGAACGGCGCTGCGCTTTGGCTGAAGATTTTGAATATTAGGTCAGAACCAGCGAAACTTGCTGGCCTTCGAGTGCAACTTTGGGGCAAAAGAGGGCTGCAAAACCGTGCAACAGGCACCCGATCAAGACGTGCTCGCGAGCTTGGCAATTCGATAAAGGAGCGGGTCGACCTAAATGCAAAGATCAGTGCGCCTGAAATCTTTCGAACTGGTCGCGCGCGACATTGATGATGTCGACGTAAAGCTGCTGCATGCGCTCTCGATTTCGGTCCGGTGGCCGCATCGACCAAAGGATTGGGAACTGCTGCGCCGTGCCGGCCGGGGTATCGTTGCTGTGGACGGGATCGGACGGGTTTTCGGCAGTGCGATGTGGTTTCCCCATGGGAACGATTTCGCCACCATCGGTTTGGTCATCACAACGCCCCGCACGCAAGCGCAGGGAGGCGGTCGATGGCTCATGGACTTGGTTCTGAAAGAGTGTGGCGATCGCAGCTTGACGCTCAACGCCACCCACGCTGCATATCCTCTCTATGTCTCACTCGGCTTCACCGCCGAGGCGACCGTATACTTGCGCCAAGGCGAGGTCTTACAGACGCTCCCAGTTCCGAACTTGGACGGCGAATTGAAGGCCCTGTCGAGCGATAGGCTAAAGGAGATCGCGGCGCTGGATACGCGCGCGTTTGGGACAAACCGCGAGAGGTTGCTCGCGTTGCTCTCCGAGGATGCCTCAATTTACACTTTGAGCCGTAGCGGCGAGATCGTCGGGTATTCCATGTGTCGCGAATTCGGGGGTGGTTTTGTAATCGGCCCGATCGTCGCGCGCGACGAACTTGACGCGATCCATCTTACAGCTGTGCATCTGAAAAATCTGATCGGGCGGTTCGTCCGCGTCGACTCGCGCGAAAAGGACGGCGCGTTTGCCGAGTTCCTCCAGAAGAGCGGCCTTGATATCGCGGAGTCTGTTACGACCATGTCCAAAGGGCGCCGCTTCCTCAACCGAGAACACAACGAACCTTGGGTTTACGGGCTGGCCAGCCACGCATTCAGCTGAATACGAGCACGTTTTAGTAAACGCGGAGCGTTCGCCGACAACTCGAAAGCCCGGAGCAGGAGGGCCATCATTGGAGACTGCCGCCTGCACTACCGCGATCCTAATGATCGTGAATATTTCCGAAGACGTTGTCAGGCGGGCATACCCCTGCCCCATCAGATCGAAATGACCGATCCAGCCCCTGCCTGCCGCGTGGCCCCGAGTGCGAAATGGCGACGGCCGTATCCTGGACACCGGTCCAGATGAGGTCGCACGCGAACGAACCGAGCGAGGTGCGTTCCTGAGCGCATTCTGATGCGACTCGTACCGGTTTGCCTCATTCCCCGACAGACTCGGGAAGGCGGGTCCCGCTCACTTGTCTGCCGACACCTTGATCTTGTTTTTGGCGTGCCTGATTTCCGGCTCTTCAGATGGCGGCAATGTCCAGCTTCGAACCGTCGACCAGACGCGACAGCCGGAACGGTGTGGGATCGACGGAAGGTGTGTCGTTCACGACAAGCTCTGCAGCCAGATAGCCGAGCCCCGGGCCCAAACCGAAGCCGTGACCCGAGCAGCCCGCCGCGAGGACGAGACCTTTCACCCCCTCGATCTGCGAGACCACAGGCACCGCGTCCGGCGTGCAATCGACGAAGCCACCCCAGGCGCTATCGATCTCTAAATCGCGAAGTTGGGGAAACGTTTTCCGGACACTCTCCACCACTTGGCCCACCAGCCATTTCAAGGGCGGTGGATCCAGCACGCGATTCTGTTCGAAGATCCGATCATCGTTGGTCAGCAGCGCCTGTATTGAATCCGGACCCGAAATGAACGAATGACCGACGCCGAGCCTGACGTTCTTCAGGCGGCGCAAGAACTGCGGCATGAATTCCCGGCAATACCGGATAGCCTGGGGCGTGATTTCGAGGTTCGCCTTTCCGCTAATCGCAAGCGTATAGCTGCCGTCCAGTCGGCGCGTGATCGTGCAGTAGGGCGTGGAGACCGCTTCGCCTATGTTGATTGTCGGGGTGGAACGCAGTGCGGTCTGCCTGATGCTCGCTTGGGGGAAACTGATCCCGAGGGGCCGAAGGAAGCGCGAGGACCAAGCGCCGGCGGCGCACAGCACCGCGCTGGTTCTGATGTGACCCTTCTCGGTATGCACGCCCGCAATCTTGCCATTGGTCAAGTCGAGCGCCCGCGCGGCGCATCCCTGGTGGATCGTGGCGCCCAGAGCTCTGGCCCCTTCGGCGATAGCCGGCGCGGCGAGCGCAGGTTCGGCCTTGCCGTCCCGCTCCGAATAGGTCCCGCCGACCCATTTGTCGCGCGCTTCGGGGACGCGCTTGGCCACCTCCGCCCGGCTCAGCACTCGGGTTTCGACCTCGTACTCCCTGGCGACCTCGCGCCACCTTTCCCAGCCGGCGAGCACAGCCTCGTCGTGGGTCGCATAGACGAGACCGCAGCGTCGGAATCCGAGGTCCCGATTGATATCGCGCGTGAGCTCGTCCCACAGTCGCATGGAGATCACCGAGAGCGGCAGTTCGCGCCGGTCGCGGTTCTGCTGGCGGCACCAACCCCAGTTTCGGCTCGATTGTTCACAGGCGACGTAGCCCTTCTCAAGGAGCGCCACAGAGAGGCCACGCTTCGCCAGGTAGTAGGCGGCCGTAGACCCGAGGATGCCCCCGCCGATGATGACGACGTCGGCCTCGGCCGGGAGACGCTCATCGCTGTGAATGCGTTCTACGCGGGGCGACATGTTCAAACCAACCTCGGCTGCCAAGAATGCGGAAGCAAAGTTCCGATCAGCCCTTGATCGCATCGCGCACTCGATAGAATGTGCCGAAATCATCCAGGACCTCGCAAGATGTTTGGGTTTTTGACCGCTTGATCGATAAGAGTTGCTCAAGCGCCGACCGAGTTCCAGTTCGGCGTAGAGCGGCGCAACATGCTCGCGTGCTCGTTATCGCACTTGTGGGCCTGCTCCTCTTTCGGCCGGTGGCGTTGAAAAACTCGCGTTTGCGCTTGCGTCGAACCGGCGGCTCAGAGCCGCCTGGCAGGTATCGTTTCTAGCTGTCAATCCACAGAGCGGGCTGGTCAGCGTTGATCAAGCAATTTGATCTGGAGATCTTCCCAGTGCTCCTTGAAGGCTTCTCGGGCGGTGTCGTAGTGGCGGCTTCTCAGGCCGTTGATGAGCCGCTCGTGCTCTAACGCCATTTCCTCAGCCGTCCCATAGAAATCCTGCCGCTGGACGAGGAGAAGCTCGATCTCGCCTTCTAGGCCCGAATAGGTTCGCCCCAGTCGAACGCTCCCACTCGCCGCGACAATGGCGCGATGGAAGTCGCGGTCCGCGGTAACCAGCGCGGACCTGTCAGAGGACAGGGTCGAGGCGTGCATGACCGCGACCGCCTTGAGCGCCAAGGGCGGAATGACTCCGGTCAGCACGATCAAACGAATGGCTTCGCCCTCTATGGCGCCCCGCACACGTGTGATGTCGACAATGTCGTCAGGTCCGAATTCGGGCAGCACGAACCCTCGGTTCGGTATTTGACGCAGCAAGCCCTGGGTGACGAGTATCTGGGCCGCCGTACGGAATGTGTGCCGTGA
The nucleotide sequence above comes from Mesorhizobium sp. 131-2-1. Encoded proteins:
- a CDS encoding ABC transporter permease, producing MRGFLLNRLSQSLVLLVIVSIIGFGILNLLPGGPMAQFGLDPGMTQQDIERLKGLLGLDRPIWVQYLDWAWRLVRGDWGHSFRDGAPVLQIIGSHVFATLLLMGSSTVIAISIGAWVGIRGATRRYSLFDYLATVGAMVALSVPTFWFGLVGIYIFSLKLGWLPAGNMSEIGDSSVLGYLHHLILPSIVLSLVHVAIWSRYMRTATLDAISQDFVKTARAKGLSERRILMKHVVGNALLPMITLAGMQLPSVLTGALVTETVFTWPGMGRLFLDSLGYSDYPVVMGLLMFSAILVLLGNLIADIVVAIVDPRIRLA
- a CDS encoding peptide ABC transporter substrate-binding protein; the encoded protein is MTKNSTTTSNYSRRQALRLMALGGAAGLIAPNLLGKSAFAKTPAAGPAGRVVVGLSQEPTVFNPLMAHIEVDDAVHFSVFDALVRMDAKGVLQPNLAAEVPSQKNGGISQDGLNWRIKLRDNARWHDGQPFTAEDVKFTLELITNPKFRAWRTSGHSLVQDITVVSPTEITWRMKEAFAPYLSFLAETFIVPKHILEKEADPNAAAFNQAPVGTGAFKWSQRVAGDHIELVANPEYAGEGPYIEQLIFKYIPDMTVLYTQFKSGDVDLVDQAYITPDHYTEAHELPDRLVTLETGASLESFYLNLGRPQFKDLAVRQALYAALDRKAIVDTIYYGVGTLTESFMPKESYYYNPNLPAQEFNLDRARQILDEAGWKPGPDGIRAKDGVRLSFANSTTSGNNLREQTQQFLQQTFAEIGVEMTISNLPAAVMWGDFWVKSQFDTAMSGVTYLIAADPDATNRLHTKAIAAQGGHGSNTAQYSNPEVDALLEKGARSFDPEERRAIYNRVQETVRHDLPFLPLFAYTNVLGRKKGLDGFEPNANTRTASWHAASWRWKA
- a CDS encoding ABC transporter ATP-binding protein, whose protein sequence is MIASIQAVAPHEVALSVRDLTVSLPAGMERVHAVENISFDLKRGQILCIIGESGSGKSVTANAIMGLLPKVIRVSSGVIQLEGMNIIGMSRDKLRNLRGRVVSMIFQDPLSALNPLMTVGAQIDEVMAAHGYGTPKTCRDRAIELLTEVGLPDPELMYHQYPFRLSGGQRQRVMIAMALALEPTVLIADEPTTALDVTTQAQILELIRDIQRRKGMSVMFITHDFGVVAEIADSVVVMEKGHIVEQGSAEQVLKAPKHPYTQRLIAAVPHLTGEDRPRAEPVSKEPILKVEGLVKTYRDGSALFGAQRIVKAVNEVSFELAPGRTLGVVGESGSGKSSLGRLLIKLLDSDGGGILFEGSDIAELSEAEFRPLRPRIQMIFQDPFASLNPRSTVGHILTVGPVAHGTPYARAREEARALLAHVGLDAGAYGRYPHEFSGGQRQRIGIARALMFKPKLLIADEAVSALDVSIQAQILQLLDQIQRETGVSMVFITHDLRVASQICDEIAVMQKGQIVERGPPSQIFLNPQAAYTRQLVAAIPGERSGNARPIAANA
- a CDS encoding Lrp/AsnC family transcriptional regulator — translated: MKLDRIDIKILAQLQKNGRLTNVELADLVNLSQSPCLMRVKKLQAEGFITGYSAQIDVAKLGQTLTVFTEVTLKHHQHNDFARFLTAIQKVESVIECHLVSGGYDYLVKFVTAGITEYQTIMERLIELDIGIDKYFSFVVLKSPIAKSHLPLDTIFDR
- a CDS encoding NAD-dependent succinate-semialdehyde dehydrogenase, with translation MNAITKIGFLKDADLFRQRALIGDVWQHAHSNETVDVTDPASLKVLGTVPDMGIDETRAAIDAAQAALYDWKARTHAERAAFLESWHSLILENEADLALLLTLEQGKPLAEARAEIRYGASFVKWFAEEARRIGGSTIPSPTPDRRILVLKEAVGVCAIITPWNFPNAMITRKVAPALAAGCTVVIKPSEFTPFSALALGVLAERAGIPPGVINIVTGMPTGIGNELMANGTVRKISFTGSTRVGALLMRGAADSIKRLSLELGGNAPFIVFDDADLDKAVEGVIASKFRNGGQTCVCANRILVHEGVYDAFAEKLSLRVARMKVGAGTDEGTEIGPMINAAAIDKIERHIADAKEKGAQIIAQSEAVPDGKQYARPVVLGEATTEMLLASEETFGPVAPLFRFETEDEAIAIANNTPFGLAAYFYTDNLKRSWRVAEALEFGMIGLNTGMISTEVAPFGGVKQSGVGREGSQLGIEEYLEIKTFHVGGLG
- a CDS encoding cupin domain-containing protein, whose product is MSLLISIDTNPAFTPKQSLPLPERLISGAPSFKTWAQDASKSEKVLAGVWEATPGVTHSVKGSTYEFCHIISGVIEIEEKDGETKTYRAGDSFVMKPGFVGVWRTIETVRKIYVVVND
- a CDS encoding GNAT family N-acetyltransferase — its product is MQRSVRLKSFELVARDIDDVDVKLLHALSISVRWPHRPKDWELLRRAGRGIVAVDGIGRVFGSAMWFPHGNDFATIGLVITTPRTQAQGGGRWLMDLVLKECGDRSLTLNATHAAYPLYVSLGFTAEATVYLRQGEVLQTLPVPNLDGELKALSSDRLKEIAALDTRAFGTNRERLLALLSEDASIYTLSRSGEIVGYSMCREFGGGFVIGPIVARDELDAIHLTAVHLKNLIGRFVRVDSREKDGAFAEFLQKSGLDIAESVTTMSKGRRFLNREHNEPWVYGLASHAFS
- a CDS encoding NAD(P)/FAD-dependent oxidoreductase, whose translation is MSPRVERIHSDERLPAEADVVIIGGGILGSTAAYYLAKRGLSVALLEKGYVACEQSSRNWGWCRQQNRDRRELPLSVISMRLWDELTRDINRDLGFRRCGLVYATHDEAVLAGWERWREVAREYEVETRVLSRAEVAKRVPEARDKWVGGTYSERDGKAEPALAAPAIAEGARALGATIHQGCAARALDLTNGKIAGVHTEKGHIRTSAVLCAAGAWSSRFLRPLGISFPQASIRQTALRSTPTINIGEAVSTPYCTITRRLDGSYTLAISGKANLEITPQAIRYCREFMPQFLRRLKNVRLGVGHSFISGPDSIQALLTNDDRIFEQNRVLDPPPLKWLVGQVVESVRKTFPQLRDLEIDSAWGGFVDCTPDAVPVVSQIEGVKGLVLAAGCSGHGFGLGPGLGYLAAELVVNDTPSVDPTPFRLSRLVDGSKLDIAAI
- a CDS encoding GntR family transcriptional regulator yields the protein MKQVQDIETNAEPFPVSAVEALTHDLRGRILSGDFQPGEFLRDARMCEEHSTSRHTFRTAAQILVTQGLLRQIPNRGFVLPEFGPDDIVDITRVRGAIEGEAIRLIVLTGVIPPLALKAVAVMHASTLSSDRSALVTADRDFHRAIVAASGSVRLGRTYSGLEGEIELLLVQRQDFYGTAEEMALEHERLINGLRSRHYDTAREAFKEHWEDLQIKLLDQR